Below is a window of Terriglobia bacterium DNA.
ACGATTTTTACCTCCATGACCGGGGCCGGGCGTCTGCAAGCCCATTTGCGCCCTACCGATTGCCATTTGTTACCCAGCCTGTTACCCGGAGGCTTTTTCGAGTCGTCCAAATTGTCTGTAAGTTATTGATGAGCCGTGCTGGACTCGAACCAGCGACCCTCTCATTAAAAGTGAGATGCTCTGCCAACTGAGCTAACGGCCCGGCGAATCAAAAGAATAACACGGAGAAACAAAAGGCAGAGCGGTTCGTCGAATGAAATATGCTGCTAGAAATTACCGATTCGGAAAGACAGTCTCTGCTGGAAGTCGTTGAAGCGGCATCACGAACGATGCTTCATGAAATCGACCACACGGACAGCCGCGAATACCGGAAGCGATTACGGCACCGGCTGCATCTGCTGGAGCATCTCATTAAGAAAATGAAGGAACAGGAAGCCCTGACGGCTCAAACCTTTTGAGCCTTATGCGCTTCTTGTGGTTACTTTCCTTCAAACGCCGCAATAGCGGCATCATGCTTCAGGATGTAGCCGATTTCGTCCAATCCCTCTAGAATGCAGGTCTTGGAGAACGAGTCGATCGGGAAGCTCACTGTCGGGCCGCCTTCAATCGACAGCGTTTGCGTGGCGAGATCTACCGTCAGCGGAGTTCCGGGCTTCAGCAGTGCGTGCGTTTTCGCGTCAACCACGATCGGAAGCAGGCCGTTCTTGAGGCTGTTTTGCCGGAAGATATCCGCAAAACTGGTTGAGACGACTGCCCTGAACCCGAAGTCCACGAGAGCCCAAACCGC
It encodes the following:
- the leuD gene encoding 3-isopropylmalate dehydratase small subunit, encoding MKISSKVVVVPQVNIDTDQIIPARFLKVTDKVGIGSHLFEDRPDFQVPKGSQILVAGDNFGCGSSREHAVWALVDFGFRAVVSTSFADIFRQNSLKNGLLPIVVDAKTHALLKPGTPLTVDLATQTLSIEGGPTVSFPIDSFSKTCILEGLDEIGYILKHDAAIAAFEGK